In the genome of Bradyrhizobium ottawaense, the window GCAGCAGCTTGCCGACCGGCGATTTGGGAATCGCGTCGACGAAGACGTAGCGGCGCGGCCGCTTGAAGTTGGCGAGGCCCGAGGTGCGGCAGAACTGCTCCAGCTCGCTCTCGGAAACGTTGCGATTGCGCTTGACGAAGGCGGCGACGACCTTGCCCCATTTTTCGTCGGCGACACCGACCACGGCGACCTCGTCGACCCCGGGATGCAGCGACAGGCAGCTCTCGATCTCGACCGGAGAGACGTTCTCGCCGCCGGTGATGATCATGTCGTCGACGCGGCCCGTGACGAACAGGTCGCCATCGGGATCGACGAAGCCGGTATCGCCGGTGAAATACCAGCCTTCGCGCAACGATTTGGCGTCGGCCTCGGGGCGGCGCCAGTAGCCCTCAAAGGCTTCGTCGCCCGCGAGCGTGGCGATGATCTCGCCCTCCTCGCCGACCGCGGCAAGCTCCGCGACCGAACGCGCGCCGATGCGCACGACCTTGACGTGCTGGTTCAGCCCGGCCTTACCGGCGGAGCCGGGTTTTGCCGTAGCGTTCTGATCGATCGTGAAGGTGTAGATCTCGGAGCTGCCGTAATGATTGACGAACAGCTCCGGCCTGAAGGCCTCGTCCAGCTTTTTCAGCAGGCCGTCCGTCATCGAGGCGCCGGCAAAGCCGAGCTTGCGCACGCTGGAGACGTCGGTCCGGTCGAAGGCGTCGTGATGGACGAGATCGTGATAGAGCGTCGGCACCAGATAGAGGTTGGTGATCCCTTCCCGCTGGATCAGCTCCAGCGCCTGGCGGCTGTCATAGCGCGGCAGGCAGATGAAGCTGCCGCCGATCAGCGACATCGCGAGCAACGAGCGGACACCCATGGTGTGGTAGAGCGGCATCACACCGAGCGT includes:
- a CDS encoding AMP-binding protein encodes the protein MLDLASSFMASAARDPRAIGLVDGDRRLTYRQWYDKISALVASFGRLDLKPGDHVVTLLQNRWEAATLHWACQFAGLVVTPINWRAKADELDFCIENAEGRAVFYQDVSAEAVQGSALAGRLLRVSVDPGTGEAVGFADLIRGSAPDAEPCVGSDAWSIMLYTSGTTSRPKGVPRRHRAERAAAIAHVAQNLYGRGERTLGVMPLYHTMGVRSLLAMSLIGGSFICLPRYDSRQALELIQREGITNLYLVPTLYHDLVHHDAFDRTDVSSVRKLGFAGASMTDGLLKKLDEAFRPELFVNHYGSSEIYTFTIDQNATAKPGSAGKAGLNQHVKVVRIGARSVAELAAVGEEGEIIATLAGDEAFEGYWRRPEADAKSLREGWYFTGDTGFVDPDGDLFVTGRVDDMIITGGENVSPVEIESCLSLHPGVDEVAVVGVADEKWGKVVAAFVKRNRNVSESELEQFCRTSGLANFKRPRRYVFVDAIPKSPVGKLLRRLLVAGEYETERRPPSDAA